One genomic segment of Prochlorococcus marinus str. MIT 0919 includes these proteins:
- a CDS encoding J domain-containing protein, producing the protein MEFDPYKILGISNIASLEEIKSSYRSLVKKHHPDKGGDEKKILEIYAAWEVLKDPVNRNLYDQKKTIINKEVKRKDRDIYKSKSSEKDNLLTLWIKLVYQPIDRLMADIINPFPKKIQSLAADPYDEILMENFCQYLEHSKSKMSKIKQIYTSRSTPIPAKSFSLSLYHCFSELEDSLIEFEIYTQGYVDNYLHDGQEMLTKSKKKRLMLKKEKNNLPIQ; encoded by the coding sequence ATGGAATTTGATCCTTACAAAATACTTGGAATCTCGAATATAGCAAGCCTAGAAGAAATCAAATCATCATATAGGTCTTTAGTAAAGAAGCATCATCCTGACAAAGGGGGAGATGAAAAAAAAATTCTTGAGATATATGCAGCTTGGGAAGTTCTAAAAGATCCCGTTAACCGTAATTTATATGATCAGAAGAAAACAATTATAAACAAAGAAGTTAAAAGAAAGGATCGAGATATCTATAAATCTAAAAGTTCTGAAAAGGATAATTTATTAACTCTTTGGATAAAACTTGTATATCAGCCAATAGATAGATTAATGGCTGATATAATAAACCCTTTTCCCAAAAAAATCCAATCGCTTGCCGCAGACCCTTATGATGAAATACTTATGGAAAATTTTTGCCAATACCTTGAACATAGCAAATCAAAAATGAGCAAAATTAAGCAAATATACACATCTAGATCAACACCTATACCCGCAAAAAGTTTTAGTTTAAGTCTTTATCATTGTTTTTCAGAACTAGAAGATTCATTAATTGAATTTGAAATTTATACACAAGGTTACGTTGATAATTACTTGCATGATGGGCAGGAAATGCTAACCAAATCTAAAAAAAAGCGTTTGATGCTTAAAAAAGAAAAAAACAATCTTCCGATTCAATAA
- the cysK gene encoding cysteine synthase A yields the protein MPIASDITTLVGNTPLVRLNRLPKEYGCKAELLAKLESFNPTGSVKDRIAGAMVQAAEEEGTIKPSETILVEPTSGNTGIALAMVAAAKGYRLILTMPDTMSTERRAMLRAYGAELQLTPGKEGIQGAIDLAKEIVNSMPNAYLLQQFDNPANPEIHAKTTAEEIWKDCEGHIDGLIAGVGTGGTITGCAKILKEHNSSLLIYAVEPSASAVLSGQCANPHHIQGIGAGFIPRVLNTALIDEVIKIDDDDAMEIGRQLARQEGLLSGISSGAAVAAALQIGSRKDMRNKRLVVILPSFGERYLSTAMFNSVSSIRPRRDGFI from the coding sequence ATGCCTATAGCCTCTGACATAACAACTTTGGTAGGTAATACGCCTCTAGTGCGACTAAACCGATTACCAAAAGAATATGGATGCAAAGCAGAATTGCTTGCAAAGCTAGAAAGTTTCAACCCTACTGGGTCAGTAAAAGATCGGATAGCTGGCGCAATGGTACAAGCAGCCGAAGAAGAAGGAACAATAAAGCCTTCAGAAACAATCTTAGTAGAACCCACTAGTGGAAATACTGGAATAGCACTGGCAATGGTTGCTGCAGCGAAAGGATATCGATTAATTCTTACAATGCCCGACACAATGAGCACAGAAAGAAGAGCAATGCTAAGAGCTTATGGAGCCGAGCTACAACTAACACCTGGGAAAGAAGGGATACAAGGCGCTATTGATCTTGCTAAGGAAATAGTAAATTCCATGCCTAATGCATACTTATTACAGCAATTTGATAATCCTGCTAATCCAGAAATTCATGCGAAAACAACGGCTGAGGAAATATGGAAAGATTGCGAAGGTCACATTGATGGTTTAATTGCAGGTGTTGGAACTGGAGGAACCATAACTGGTTGTGCAAAAATTTTAAAGGAGCATAACTCTAGTTTGTTGATTTATGCAGTTGAGCCATCGGCAAGTGCAGTGCTATCAGGCCAATGCGCTAATCCGCATCACATACAGGGCATTGGTGCTGGTTTTATCCCACGTGTTTTAAACACTGCACTAATCGATGAAGTAATCAAAATTGATGATGATGATGCAATGGAAATTGGGCGACAGTTAGCTCGTCAAGAAGGCCTACTTAGTGGCATAAGTAGTGGAGCAGCTGTCGCAGCTGCTCTACAAATTGGGTCTCGCAAAGATATGCGTAATAAGAGGTTAGTAGTTATCTTACCTAGCTTTGGTGAACGTTATTTATCTACAGCTATGTTCAATAGTGTCTCATCAATTAGGCCAAGAAGAGATGGTTTTATCTAG
- a CDS encoding ABC transporter ATP-binding protein, which produces MNSKQSDSEDSFLNSHCLNLEKISFSWEVDKKILNQISFAIPSPGLWMLVGRNGSGKSTLFRLISGLIEPEEGTLQCSYKPALMFQNPDHQLLLPSCESDLMLSTPENYSRAERKKVIDFALHQVGLQSFASRPIHTLSGGQKQRLALAGALVSNANLLLLDEPTALLDPRSQRSILKIVQRLSKRPENPIAALWITHRIEELEYCDGAAIMKNGKLGPWHKGLELMRKLK; this is translated from the coding sequence ATGAATTCAAAGCAGAGTGATAGTGAAGATTCTTTCCTTAATTCTCATTGTTTGAACTTAGAAAAAATTTCTTTCAGCTGGGAAGTAGATAAGAAAATCTTAAATCAAATTAGTTTTGCTATACCCAGCCCAGGGTTATGGATGCTTGTTGGTAGGAATGGAAGTGGGAAAAGTACTTTATTTCGTCTTATTAGTGGATTGATTGAACCTGAAGAAGGTACTTTGCAATGTTCATATAAACCGGCATTAATGTTTCAGAACCCAGATCATCAATTGCTTTTGCCAAGTTGTGAAAGTGATTTGATGCTTAGTACGCCTGAGAATTATTCCAGGGCTGAGCGAAAGAAGGTTATTGACTTTGCCTTGCATCAAGTGGGTTTGCAGAGTTTTGCATCTAGACCAATTCATACCTTGAGTGGAGGACAGAAACAACGTCTTGCGCTTGCTGGTGCTTTGGTTAGCAACGCAAACTTGTTACTTCTTGATGAGCCAACAGCTTTGCTTGACCCAAGAAGTCAAAGATCCATCTTGAAAATAGTTCAAAGACTTTCTAAGCGGCCTGAAAATCCTATTGCTGCTCTATGGATTACACACCGAATCGAAGAACTTGAGTATTGTGATGGAGCGGCCATTATGAAAAATGGAAAATTGGGACCTTGGCATAAAGGTCTTGAATTGATGCGCAAATTAAAATGA
- a CDS encoding response regulator transcription factor — protein sequence MKPCILLIEDDKDMRELVAGHLEHSGFDVQRAEDGIKGQALALQYIPDLILLDLMLPKVDGLTLCQRLRRDERTAGIPILMLTALGATKDKVTGFNSGADDYLTKPFDLEELLVRVRSLLRRTNRAPLGSGSHQEILNFGPLTLVPERFEVIWFDNPVRLTHLEFELLHCLLQRHGQTVAPSLILKEVWGYEPDDDIETIRVHVRHLRTKLEPEPRKPRFIKTVYGAGYCLELPTGEAIKEFKDILVKSRQNNDIALPEKQSH from the coding sequence ATGAAGCCTTGCATTTTGCTAATTGAAGATGACAAGGATATGAGGGAACTTGTTGCTGGTCATTTGGAACATAGTGGGTTTGATGTTCAAAGAGCAGAGGATGGTATCAAAGGTCAAGCCCTTGCACTTCAATACATTCCAGATTTGATTCTTTTGGATTTAATGCTTCCAAAGGTAGATGGATTGACCTTATGCCAACGTCTTCGAAGAGATGAACGAACTGCAGGGATACCAATTCTTATGCTTACAGCATTAGGAGCGACTAAGGATAAAGTTACTGGTTTCAATTCAGGAGCCGATGATTACCTTACAAAACCATTTGATTTGGAAGAACTTTTGGTCAGAGTGAGATCCTTGCTCAGAAGAACTAATCGAGCTCCTTTGGGTAGCGGAAGTCATCAGGAGATTCTTAATTTTGGTCCTTTGACCTTAGTTCCTGAGAGATTTGAAGTTATTTGGTTTGATAACCCGGTTCGACTAACACATCTAGAATTTGAACTTCTGCATTGTTTGCTTCAAAGACATGGGCAGACAGTAGCCCCTTCTTTAATTCTTAAAGAGGTATGGGGTTACGAACCTGATGATGACATTGAGACTATAAGGGTTCATGTTCGTCATTTGAGAACAAAACTTGAGCCAGAGCCAAGAAAGCCACGCTTTATAAAAACTGTTTATGGAGCTGGATATTGTCTTGAGCTGCCTACGGGGGAAGCTATCAAGGAGTTCAAAGATATCTTGGTGAAATCACGTCAAAATAATGATATTGCATTGCCAGAAAAGCAGTCACACTAA
- the tmk gene encoding dTMP kinase — MTGRFLVFEGIDGCGKTTQMNHIYKWLPKSGLMPKNALLHMTREPGGTLLGEKLRSLLLNTSSFESPEALTELLLYAADRAQHISQFIQPKLDKGDWVISDRFAASTLAYQGYGRGLNIDIINTLERIATQDVKPDLTVLLKLSVDNSIQRRAEMKNDRIESAGADFLKKVSKGFAIISQAPNWITIQADQEETLVTKEIQHQLKAFFVCKKKN, encoded by the coding sequence ATGACAGGACGTTTTCTAGTCTTTGAAGGTATAGACGGGTGCGGAAAAACTACTCAAATGAACCACATCTATAAATGGCTACCCAAAAGTGGGTTAATGCCTAAAAATGCTCTTTTACATATGACTCGTGAGCCTGGAGGAACCCTTTTAGGTGAAAAGTTAAGAAGTTTATTATTAAATACTTCTAGTTTTGAATCTCCAGAAGCGCTAACCGAACTTTTACTATATGCAGCAGATAGAGCACAACATATAAGTCAATTTATTCAGCCAAAACTTGATAAGGGTGATTGGGTAATTAGCGATAGATTTGCAGCATCAACACTTGCTTACCAAGGTTATGGGCGAGGTCTAAATATTGATATTATTAATACGTTGGAGAGAATAGCTACTCAAGATGTAAAACCAGACCTAACTGTATTGTTAAAGCTATCTGTAGACAACAGTATTCAAAGAAGAGCAGAAATGAAAAACGATCGTATTGAATCTGCAGGTGCAGATTTCTTAAAGAAAGTCTCAAAAGGATTCGCCATTATTTCTCAAGCTCCTAATTGGATAACAATTCAAGCTGATCAAGAGGAAACATTAGTTACTAAGGAAATTCAACATCAATTAAAAGCTTTTTTTGTATGCAAAAAGAAAAATTAA
- a CDS encoding heavy metal translocating P-type ATPase, with amino-acid sequence MRNSKNPLQSVLLDVEGMKCGGCVQSVEKTLLSESSVVSAHVNLVERTALIELQDESSDIQGIIDALSRRGFQARKRLFSSEAREPALAAINQQKKLWQKWKQLMIALFLLILSVLGHLTEAETLQIPLIGNLSFHASLATFALFGPGLTILKSGLRAARYLTPNMDTLVGIGVSSAYLSSLSSLIWPQVGWPCFFNEPVMLLGFVLLGRFLEERARIQTGQALKELAKLQPETASLINNENVIKEVRVGALKPGEQIQLLAGDRIPIDGIVISGNSAVDVSSITGESLPIEAAPGTELCSGSLNLEGTLILKVQRIGNDTALARIIGLVEKAQARKAPIQRLADQVAGKFCFGVVGLAIFTFFFWWKIGTVIWPDVLKVSGQGLMHMHEHSLNTSFSTNAQTSLGLAVQLSIAVLVIACPCALGLATPTVITVASGKAAKKGWLFKGGDVIEKAALIKEMIFDKTGTLTIGKPQVIGILGSQNKNKLIQIAASLEDKSRHPIAHAILHEAEINEISLLSSSQVITFPGKGMSGELNGIKGTVRVGKIEWLQNEGTEINIDVNLQLKKSNYHAKSLVGVSVENQLLGLIIIDDQIREDAHMALQKLRIKGINLHILSGDRRQSVLRLGGQLGFKENQLGWELLPEEKLKYLEQLKKVGPVAMVGDGINDAPALAGANLGVAIGTGTQIAQDSADLVLMGDRLESLPNAILLADKTIKKVKQNLFWAFSYNTIALPVAAGILLPSFGILLSPPIAALLMALSSISVVINALTLKSS; translated from the coding sequence ATTAGAAACAGTAAAAATCCGCTGCAATCCGTTTTATTAGACGTAGAAGGAATGAAATGTGGTGGTTGTGTTCAATCAGTAGAAAAAACTCTTCTAAGTGAAAGCAGCGTTGTTAGTGCGCATGTAAATTTGGTTGAAAGAACTGCATTAATAGAGCTGCAAGACGAATCAAGTGATATTCAGGGAATTATTGATGCACTATCCAGGAGAGGTTTCCAAGCGAGGAAAAGACTCTTTTCGAGCGAAGCTCGAGAACCTGCCTTAGCTGCAATTAATCAACAGAAAAAGCTTTGGCAGAAATGGAAACAATTGATGATTGCATTATTCCTGCTAATTCTTTCAGTATTAGGTCATCTCACTGAAGCAGAAACCCTTCAAATCCCATTGATTGGAAATTTATCTTTCCACGCAAGCCTTGCAACTTTTGCTTTATTTGGTCCAGGGTTAACCATATTAAAAAGTGGTTTGCGAGCAGCTAGATATTTGACACCAAATATGGACACACTGGTTGGTATAGGAGTATCTAGCGCATATCTAAGCAGCCTTAGCTCATTAATTTGGCCTCAAGTTGGCTGGCCATGTTTTTTTAACGAACCAGTAATGCTTCTTGGTTTTGTTCTTTTAGGGAGGTTTCTAGAAGAAAGAGCCCGAATACAAACTGGGCAAGCTTTGAAAGAATTAGCAAAATTGCAACCAGAAACAGCAAGTCTTATTAATAACGAAAATGTGATTAAGGAAGTACGGGTTGGAGCCCTAAAACCAGGTGAACAAATTCAACTTTTAGCTGGTGATCGTATCCCCATTGATGGCATTGTTATCTCAGGCAATTCTGCTGTAGATGTTTCGAGTATTACAGGCGAATCACTACCAATAGAAGCTGCTCCTGGAACAGAGCTATGTTCTGGCTCGCTTAACTTAGAAGGAACCTTAATACTTAAAGTTCAAAGAATTGGGAATGATACTGCATTAGCAAGAATTATTGGATTAGTTGAGAAGGCTCAGGCTCGAAAAGCTCCAATACAACGACTTGCAGATCAAGTTGCTGGAAAGTTTTGTTTTGGCGTTGTAGGACTGGCGATTTTCACTTTTTTCTTTTGGTGGAAAATCGGTACTGTTATATGGCCTGATGTTCTAAAAGTTTCTGGTCAAGGGTTAATGCATATGCATGAACATTCCCTGAACACATCTTTTAGCACAAATGCGCAAACTTCCCTAGGGCTTGCTGTACAACTCTCGATAGCAGTATTAGTGATTGCATGTCCTTGCGCACTAGGTCTAGCAACTCCAACAGTTATTACTGTTGCTTCAGGAAAAGCTGCCAAAAAAGGATGGCTGTTTAAAGGTGGAGATGTTATTGAAAAAGCTGCTTTGATCAAAGAAATGATATTTGATAAAACTGGAACTCTTACTATCGGTAAACCTCAAGTTATTGGTATATTAGGCTCTCAGAATAAAAACAAATTAATTCAAATTGCAGCTAGTTTAGAAGATAAAAGTAGACACCCTATAGCGCATGCAATATTGCATGAAGCAGAAATCAATGAGATTTCTTTGCTTTCAAGTTCTCAAGTTATTACCTTCCCAGGTAAAGGAATGTCAGGAGAGTTAAATGGTATTAAAGGAACAGTTAGAGTGGGGAAAATTGAATGGCTTCAGAATGAAGGAACTGAAATTAATATTGATGTTAACCTGCAATTAAAAAAATCAAATTATCATGCAAAATCTCTGGTTGGAGTATCAGTAGAGAATCAATTACTTGGGCTAATAATAATTGATGATCAAATTAGAGAAGATGCTCATATGGCGTTACAAAAATTACGTATTAAAGGAATAAATTTACATATTTTAAGTGGTGATAGAAGACAATCAGTATTGAGGTTAGGAGGTCAACTTGGGTTCAAAGAAAATCAATTAGGATGGGAACTTTTACCTGAGGAAAAGCTAAAATATCTAGAACAATTGAAAAAAGTTGGTCCTGTAGCAATGGTTGGAGACGGAATAAATGATGCGCCAGCACTCGCTGGTGCCAATCTGGGGGTGGCAATAGGGACTGGAACACAAATAGCACAAGATTCTGCAGACCTCGTACTAATGGGTGATCGACTAGAAAGCTTGCCAAATGCAATTCTTTTAGCAGACAAAACTATTAAGAAAGTGAAGCAGAATCTCTTTTGGGCCTTCTCATATAACACCATTGCTTTACCAGTTGCAGCAGGGATACTTTTACCTTCTTTTGGCATACTTCTATCTCCACCAATTGCAGCTTTGTTAATGGCATTAAGTTCTATAAGTGTTGTTATCAATGCCTTAACTCTAAAGAGCTCATGA
- a CDS encoding photosystem I assembly protein Ycf3, producing the protein MPRSNNKDNFLDKAFTVIAEGIVKMMPIAAKEKQAYIYYREGFAAQNNGDYSEALENYEESLKLEENAVDRGETLKNMAIIYMSNGDEERALETYVKALDENPKQPSCLKNMGLIYEKRGRLAQQKGKQDESDIWFDKAAEVWTKAVRLYPGGYLDIENWLKTTGRSKIDVYL; encoded by the coding sequence GTGCCCAGAAGTAATAACAAAGACAATTTCCTGGATAAAGCTTTCACAGTAATTGCTGAAGGGATTGTTAAGATGATGCCAATTGCTGCAAAAGAGAAGCAGGCATACATTTATTACAGAGAGGGCTTTGCAGCTCAGAATAATGGCGATTATTCAGAAGCACTTGAGAATTATGAGGAGAGCCTGAAGCTAGAAGAAAATGCCGTTGATAGAGGAGAGACTCTTAAAAATATGGCAATTATATATATGAGTAATGGAGATGAAGAGCGCGCTTTAGAAACCTATGTTAAAGCTCTTGATGAGAACCCGAAGCAACCTTCTTGTTTGAAAAATATGGGATTAATTTATGAAAAGCGAGGAAGGTTGGCTCAACAAAAAGGAAAGCAAGATGAAAGTGACATATGGTTTGATAAAGCGGCAGAAGTTTGGACTAAAGCAGTCAGACTTTATCCAGGAGGTTATTTAGATATAGAAAATTGGCTTAAAACAACTGGCAGGAGTAAAATAGATGTGTACTTATAA
- the radA gene encoding DNA repair protein RadA translates to MKRTSTFYICQACGVNTPQFFGRCPNCGEWNSIIEEVISSSKARNQFTAHKKASHSKRSEKISTIKKSAVTRIASGYIEFDRVLGGGLVPGSLVLIGGDPGIGKSTLLLQTATEIAQKSSALYVSAEESASQVQLRWNRLKKDDSNLHILSETNLELILQELESFSPSVAIIDSIQALHDETISSTPGSITQVRECAAALQTLAKRKNMTLLIVGHVTKEGMLAGPKVLEHLVDTVLTFEGDRFASHRLLRAVKNRFGATNELGVFEMQGTGLIEVTNPSELFLSAEEASGVATIVACEGTRPLAIDIQALINQTTYASPRRTATGIGNNRLHQILAVIEKHMNFALSRFDCYLAVAGGLEVEEPAADLGIAAAIISSYKNIKIPKNTIMLGEIGLGGQIRSVSQMPLRLKEAEKLGFKHAIIPKSKRIVNDSEINIEVFEASTINEAITITFDLKD, encoded by the coding sequence GTGAAACGAACTAGTACTTTTTATATCTGTCAGGCATGCGGTGTAAATACGCCGCAATTCTTTGGAAGATGCCCCAATTGCGGTGAATGGAATTCAATTATTGAAGAAGTAATTTCTTCATCGAAAGCTAGAAATCAATTTACTGCTCATAAGAAAGCTAGTCATAGCAAGAGGTCTGAAAAAATTTCAACAATCAAGAAAAGTGCTGTCACAAGAATTGCTAGTGGTTATATCGAATTTGACCGCGTATTAGGAGGAGGGTTAGTACCTGGATCTCTTGTTCTAATTGGAGGAGATCCAGGGATTGGGAAAAGCACATTGCTTTTACAAACAGCAACAGAAATCGCCCAAAAAAGTAGTGCGCTTTATGTAAGTGCTGAAGAATCTGCAAGTCAAGTACAGCTTCGATGGAATCGATTAAAAAAAGACGATTCTAATCTGCATATTCTTTCTGAAACTAATCTTGAGTTAATACTCCAAGAACTAGAAAGCTTCAGCCCTTCAGTAGCAATTATCGATAGTATTCAAGCTTTGCATGATGAAACTATTTCAAGTACACCAGGTTCCATTACTCAAGTCCGTGAATGTGCTGCAGCCTTACAAACACTTGCAAAAAGAAAAAATATGACCCTTTTAATTGTTGGTCATGTAACCAAAGAAGGAATGCTTGCAGGACCAAAAGTCCTGGAGCACCTTGTGGATACAGTTTTAACCTTTGAAGGTGATCGTTTTGCAAGTCATAGGCTATTAAGAGCTGTAAAAAACCGGTTTGGGGCAACTAATGAACTTGGAGTCTTCGAGATGCAAGGCACAGGTCTAATAGAAGTAACAAATCCAAGCGAATTATTTCTTAGTGCAGAAGAAGCCTCTGGAGTCGCCACTATTGTGGCCTGTGAGGGCACAAGACCGCTTGCAATAGACATACAAGCTTTAATCAATCAAACAACCTATGCGTCCCCTAGAAGGACTGCTACTGGAATTGGTAACAACCGATTGCACCAAATTCTTGCAGTAATAGAAAAACATATGAATTTTGCTTTATCGCGTTTTGATTGTTATTTAGCTGTAGCAGGAGGTTTAGAAGTAGAAGAACCTGCAGCAGACCTTGGGATTGCAGCTGCAATAATATCAAGTTACAAAAACATTAAAATACCAAAAAATACAATAATGCTTGGAGAAATAGGTCTTGGAGGTCAAATTCGTAGTGTCAGTCAAATGCCACTAAGGTTAAAAGAAGCCGAAAAATTAGGATTCAAACACGCTATAATTCCTAAATCAAAAAGAATAGTTAATGATAGTGAGATAAATATTGAAGTATTTGAAGCATCAACAATAAACGAAGCTATAACAATTACTTTTGACTTAAAAGACTAG
- the rpaB gene encoding response regulator transcription factor RpaB, producing the protein MTATSQSKEIILVADDEASIRRILETRLSMIGYQVVTASNGNEALEKFRNLEPDLVVLDVMMPKLDGYGVIQELRKESDVPIVMLTALGDVADRITGLELGADDYVIKPFSPKELEARIRCVLRRIEKEHIAGLPNSGVIQVAAFRIDTNKRKVFRGDERIRLTGMEFSLLELLVSRSGEPFSRGEILKEVWGYTPERHVDTRVVDVHISRLRSKLEDDPANPELILTARGTGYLFQRIVDPMSADKA; encoded by the coding sequence ATGACGGCAACAAGTCAATCTAAAGAAATCATTCTCGTGGCCGACGATGAGGCGAGTATCCGGAGGATTCTGGAGACACGCTTATCGATGATCGGTTATCAAGTTGTAACAGCATCGAATGGGAATGAGGCTCTTGAGAAATTTCGAAATCTGGAACCAGATTTGGTTGTTCTTGATGTAATGATGCCAAAGCTTGATGGTTATGGTGTTATTCAAGAATTACGCAAAGAATCTGATGTCCCAATAGTTATGCTTACTGCATTAGGTGATGTTGCTGACAGAATCACTGGGCTTGAGTTAGGAGCCGATGATTATGTGATTAAGCCTTTTAGCCCAAAGGAATTAGAAGCTCGTATTAGATGCGTATTGCGAAGGATTGAGAAAGAACATATAGCAGGATTACCTAATTCTGGAGTTATCCAAGTTGCTGCATTTAGAATAGACACTAATAAGAGAAAGGTTTTTAGAGGAGATGAGCGAATAAGATTGACTGGAATGGAGTTCAGTTTGCTGGAACTTTTAGTTAGTCGTTCTGGAGAACCTTTCAGTAGGGGGGAAATCCTTAAAGAGGTTTGGGGATATACACCTGAGAGACATGTGGATACTCGAGTTGTAGATGTTCATATTTCTCGGTTGAGATCAAAATTGGAAGATGACCCTGCCAATCCTGAGTTAATTCTTACAGCTAGGGGAACGGGTTATTTGTTCCAGAGAATTGTTGACCCAATGTCAGCTGATAAAGCTTAA